The Cucurbita pepo subsp. pepo cultivar mu-cu-16 chromosome LG08, ASM280686v2, whole genome shotgun sequence genome contains a region encoding:
- the LOC111800316 gene encoding dihydrolipoyl dehydrogenase 1, mitochondrial: MAMASFARRKAFFFSRNASHSSSSMDVLKLTFSRGFASSGSDENDVVVIGGGPGGYVAAIKAAQLGLKTTCIEKRGTLGGTCLNVGCIPSKALLHSSHMYHEAKHAFAKHGVKFSSLEVDLPAMMSQKDKAVANLTRGIEGLFKKNKVNYVKGYGKLISPSEVSVDTVDGGNTVVKGKSIIIATGSDVKSLPGITIDEKRIVSSTGALALSEIPKKLVVIGAGYIGLEMGSVWGRIGSEVTVVEFAADIVPSMDAEVRKQFQRSLEKQGMKFKLKTKVVGVDTSGDGVKLTLEPAAGGDKTILEADVVLVSAGRTPFTSGLGLEKLGVETDKIGRILVNDRFATNVPGIYAIGDVIPGPMLAHKAEEDGVACVEFLAGKTGHVDYDKVPGVVYTHPEVASVGKTEEQVKALGVSYRVGKFPFMANSRAKAIDDAEGLVKILAEKETDKILGVHIMAPNAGELIHEAAIALQYDASSEDIARVCHAHPTMSEALKEAAMATYDKPIHI, from the exons ATGGCTATGGCGAGCTTTGCTAGACGAAaggccttcttcttctccaggAATGCGTCccattcttcttcctccatggATGTTCTTAAGTTGACCTTCTCTCGGGGTTTCGCTTCATCGGGATCTGATGAAAATGATGTCGTCGTCATCGGCGGCGGCCCTGGAGGCTATGTTGCCGCCATCAAGGCTGCTCAGCTTGGACTCAAGACCACCTGCATCGAGAAGCGTGGGACTCTCGGCGGTACTTGTCTTAATGTTGGTTGTATCCCCTCCAAG gctcttcttcattcttccCACATGTATCATGAAGCTAAGCATGCATTTGCAAAACATGGCGTGAAGTTTTCTTCTCTTGAGGTTGATTTGCCTGCCATGATGTCCCAGAAAGATAAAGCAGTAGCTAATCTTACCCGAGGTATTGAAGGTTTGTTTAAGAAGAATAAAGTGAACTATGTCAAAGGCTATGGAAAGCTAATCTCCCCTTCTGAAGTTTCTGTCGACACCGTCGATGGGGGAAACACGGTTGTAAAAGGAAAGAGTATAATAATTGCCACTGGTTCTGATGTCAAGTCCTTACCTGGGATCAccattgatgagaagagaaTTGTTTCATCTACAGGAGCTTTAGCTTTGTCTGAAATTCCCAAAAAGCTTGTGGTCATTGGCGCTGGCTACATTGGCCTTGAGATGGGTTCGGTATGGGGACGAATTGGCTCAGAGGTAACTGTTGTTGAGTTTGCTGCTGATATTGTTCCCTCGATGGATGCAGAAGTTCGCAAGCAATTTCAGCGCTCCCTAGAGAAGCAAGGAATGAAATTCAAGCTCAAAACTAAGGTGGTCGGAGTTGACACATCTGGAGATGGAGTAAAGCTGACCCTTGAGCCAGCAGCCGGTGGAGACAAGACCATTCTTGAGGCTGATGTTGTTCTTGTGTCTGCTGGTAGAACTCCATTCACTTCTGGACTTGGACTAGAGAAGTTAGGAGTGGAGACAGATAAGATCGGTCGGATTTTAGTAAATGATAGATTTGCTACAAATGTTCCTGGAATCTACGCTATTGGCGATGTAATTCCTGGGCCAATGTTAGCTCACAAGGCCGAAGAAGACGGTGTTGCTTGTGTGGAGTTTTTAGCTGGTAAGACAGGTCATGTGGACTATGACAAGGTTCCTGGGGTTGTATACACCCATCCTGAGGTCGCTTCTGTTGGAAAGACAGAGGAGCAGGTGAAAGCACTCGGGGTTTCTTATCGTGTCGGGAAGTTTCCATTCATGGCAAATAGTCGAGCCAAGGCAATCGATGATGCCGAAGGTTTAGTCAAAATATTGGCTGAAAAGGAAACAGACAAGATATTAGGAGTGCACATAATGGCTCCCAATGCTGGAGAGCTGATTCATGAGGCAGCTATAGCTTTACAATATGATGCTTCAAGTGAGGACATAGCCCGTGTTTGCCATGCACATCCCACAATGAGTGAGGCACTGAAGGAAGCTGCGATGGCAACCTACGACAAGCCGATTCATATATAA
- the LOC111800736 gene encoding transcription factor MYB78-like codes for MDGNKDRMIDSGNFHGGDDDGDLRRGPWTVEEDIALINYIANHGDGRWNLLARCAGLKRTGKSCRLRWLNYLRPDVRRGNITLEEQLLILDLHSRWGNRWSKIAQHLPGRTDNEIKNYWRTRVQKHAKQLKCDVNSKQFKDTMRYLWIPRLVERIQAAAGATAVDGNGSYGSVAPPLMNGSDFVSTSQVTPSYASENSSSGGGSSDGTQGSSVSELTDCYNNFGCFSVGYGQDTAPPPPPPPPMQSSAVGFFNEGELDFQAMEQSSCEWLAEDGGVDTSENFWSTAGPGADYFWLLQQQLN; via the exons ATGGACGGAAATAAAGACCGAATGATCGATTCCGGTAACTTCCACGGCGGCGACGATGATGGAGACCTGAGACGTGGACCGTGGACGGTCGAGGAAGACATAGCTCTCATCAATTACATCGCTAATCACGGCGACGGCCGCTGGAATTTGCTCGCTCGCTGCGCAG GTCTGAAACGTACCGGAAAAAGCTGCCGGTTGCGGTGGCTGAACTATCTCCGCCCCGACGTCCGCCGTGGAAACATTACGCTTGAAGAACAGCTCTTGATTCTCGATCTTCATTCTCGTTGGGGAAATCG atGGTCGAAAATTGCTCAACATTTACCGGGACGAACAGATAACGAGATAAAGAACTACTGGAGGACTCGAGTTCAGAAGCACGCTAAACAGCTGAAATGCGACGTTAACAGCAAGCAATTCAAGGACACCATGCGATATCTCTGGATACCGCGGCTCGTCGAACGGATTCAAGCCGCCGCCGGGGCAACCGCCGTCGACGGCAACGGATCGTACGGATCAGTGGCGCCGCCGCTGATGAACGGGAGTGATTTCGTTAGTACTTCACAAGTCACTCCGAGTTACGCGTCGGAGAATTCCAGCTCCGGTGGAGGCTCCTCCGACGGGACACAGGGCTCCTCCGTGTCGGAGTTGACGGATTGCTACAATAATTTCGGTTGTTTTTCGGTGGGGTATGGGCAAGATACGGCACCACCGCCACCCCCGCCGCCGCCGATGCAGAGCTCGGCGGTTGGATTCTTTAACGAGGGGGAATTGGATTTTCAAGCGATGGAGCAGAGTTCTTGCGAGTGGCTGGCGGAGGACGGCGGCGTTGACACATCGGAGAACTTCTGGAGTACCGCCGGCCCCGGCGCCGACTACTTCTGGCTCTTGCAGCAGCAActgaattaa
- the LOC111800689 gene encoding 30S ribosomal protein S1, chloroplastic-like gives MASMAQQFNGLRCAPLSSSRLSKPFSTRHLQNRARSLPVQAAVITSPIPSPQVKERFKLKEIFEEAYERCRNAPVEGISFTVEDFHSAIEKYDFNSEVGTKVKGTVFCTDGNGALVDITAKSSAYLPLQEACIHRIKHVEEAGVYPGLRQEFVIIGENEADDSLVLSLRSIQYDLAWERCRQLQAEDVVVKGKVVDANKGGVVAVVEGLRGFVPFSQISTKSTAEELLMKEIPLKFVEVDEEQSRLVLSNRKAVADSQAQLGIGSVVIGTVQSLKPYGAFIDIGGVNGLLHVSQISHDRISDIATVLQPGDTLKVMILSHDRERGRVSLSTKKLEPTPGDMIRNPKLVFEKAEEMAQTFRQRIAYAEAMARADMLKFQPESGLTLTTDGILGPMTPELPVEGLDLNDVPPAEE, from the exons atGGCTTCCATGGCTCAGCAATTCAATGGGCTGCGATGCGCGCCTCTATCTTCATCGCGTCTCTCGAAGCCGTTTTCAACGAGGCATCTGCAGAACAGGGCCCGTTCACTTCCTGTTCAAGCTGCTGTCATTACGAGCCCCATTCCCAGTCCACAGGTGAAGGAGCGTTTCAAGCTCAAGGAGATCTTTGAGGAGGCATATGAACGCTGCCGTAATGCCCCTGTAGAAGGCATCTCCTTCACTGTCGAGGATTTCCATTCCGCTATTGAGAAATACGACTTCAATTCTGAAGTCGGAACTAAG GTGAAAGGTACTGTGTTCTGTACGGATGGCAATGGAGCACTCGTTGACATTACTGCCAAGTCTTCTGCATACTTGCCATTGCAGGAGGCTTGCATTCACAGAATAAAACATGTTGAAGAAGCAGGAGTATATCCTGGTTTGAGACAGGAGTTTGTCATTATTGGTGAGAATGAAGCTGATGATAGCTTGGTTTTGAGCTTAAGATCCATCCAATATGACCTGGCTTGGGAGAGGTGCAGACAGCTTCAAGCAGAGGATGTTGTTGTCAAGGGTAAG GTGGTTGATGCAAACAAAGGTGGAGTTGTGGCAGTTGTGGAAGGCCTAAGAGGGTTCGTCCCTTTCTCACAAATATCAACG AAATCAACTGCTGAAGAGCTTCTCATGAAAGAGATTCCTCTGAAATTTGTGGAGGTTGATGAAGAACAATCAAGGCTTGTCCTTAGTAACCGTAAGGCCGTGGCTGACAGCCAGGCACAGCTTGGAATTGGATCAGTGGTCATTGGGACGGTTCAAAGCCTTAAACCTTATGGTGCCTTCATCGACATTGGTGGAGTCAATGGTCTTCTTCATGTCAGTCAAATCAGTCATGACCGGATATCAGATATTGCAACAGTTCTTCAGCCTGGAGACACTCTCAAG GTCATGATATTGAGCCATGATCGTGAGAGAGGCCGAGTTAGTCTTTCTACCAAGAAATTAGAGCCCACTCCAGGGGACATGATTCGCAATCCAAAGCTTGTCTTTGAAAAG GCTGAGGAGATGGCACAAACTTTCAGGCAAAGAATAGCCTATGCAGAGGCAATGGCACGTGCAGACATGCTTAAGTTTCAGCCTGAG AGTGGATTGACTTTGACTACTGATGGAATATTGGGACCAATGACCCCAGAGTTGCCCGTAGAGGGTTTAGATTTGAACGATGTTCCTCCAGCTGAAGAGTGA
- the LOC111800734 gene encoding hydroxyproline O-galactosyltransferase GALT3, translated as MKRWYGGTLILALATILALRYGLMNIQPKKQSAYDFFRNHPTEDSHSKNSDSLEAEVVKTSERPHLIHIEGLRYLIAPDNITKRASEALLLWSHMHPLLMRSDALPETVQGVKEASIAWNDLLSAIKAEKTIKVGNTNNSKAEICPSSVTSPDKIAPTGGIVLEIPCGLVEDSSITLVGIPNGQQGGFQIELLGSQASEEPNRPIILHYNVSLPGDNMSEESFIVQNTWTDELKWGKEERCPTHLSASSHQVDGLVLCNERVLRSTGAENISMHHNNDDTLTNVSRGQSHESTNFPFIEGNLFTATLWIGLEGFHMNVNGRHETSFEYREKLEPWTVNQVKVTGGLDLLSSFAKGLPVFEDHDFINSSHLGAPPIPKKRLLMLVGVFSTGNNFKRRMALRRTWMQYKIVRSGDVAVRFFIGFDKNAQVNWELWREVEAYGDIQLMPFVDYYSLITLKTIAICIYGTKILPAKYIMKTDDDAFVRIDEVLSGLKSRPASGLLYGLISFDSSPDRDKDSKWHISMEEWPNATYPPWAHGPGYVISRDIAKFIVRGHQSRALKLFKLEDVAMGIWIEQFSKGGKEVQYINEERFYNSGCEANYILAHYQSPRLVLCLWERLQKQFESTCCD; from the exons atgaagaggtGGTATGGAGGAACATTGATACTGGCACTTGCCACAATCTTGGCTTTGCGTTATGGCCTTATGAATATCCAGCCTAAAAAGCAATCGGCATATGATTTTTTCAGAAATCATCCGACCGAAGATTCTCATAGTAAAAACAGTGACTCTTTGGAAGCTGAAGTAGTAAAAACATCAGAGCGGCCTCATCTTATTCATATTGAAGGACTTCGTTATCTAATTGCTCCGGATAATATTACTAAGCGAGCGTCAGAGGCCTTACTTCTGTGGTCTCATATGCACCCCCTGCTGATGAGGTCTGATGCTTTACCTGAAACAGTACAAGGGGTTAAAGAGGCTTCCATAGCATGGAATGATTTATTGTCAGCTATTAAGGCAGAAAAGACCATTAAAGTTGGCAATACCAACAACTCAAAGGCTGAAATATGCCCTTCCTCTGTTACCTCACCTGACAAAATTGCACCAACTGGGGGAATCGTTCTTGAGATCCCTTGTGGTTTAGTTGAGGATTCTTCTATAACCCTGGTTGGCATACCTAATGGACAGCAAGGGGGCTTTCAGATTGAACTGTTAGGCTCTCAGGCTTCCGAAGAGCCAAATCGCCCTATTATCTTGCATTACAATGTCAGTTTGCCTGGTGATAATATGTCTGAGGAATCATTTATAGTTCAAAATACATGGACTGATGAACTTAAGTGGGGCAAAGAAGAGAGATGTCCTACTCATCTGTCAGCAAGCTCTCATCAAG TTGATGGACTTGTTCTTTGTAATGAGCGTGTTCTCCGAAGCACCGGAGCAGAAAATATCAGCATGCATcataataatgatgatacCCTAACTAATGTTTCCAGAGGGCAATCTCATGAAAGTACCAACTTTCCATTCATAGAGGGGAATTTGTTCACTGCAACATTGTGGATTGGTTTGGAAGGATTCCATATGAATGTCAATGGACGACATGAAACCTCATTTGAATATAGGGAG AAACTTGAACCGTGGACAGTCAATCAAGTCAAGGTAACAGGTGGTCTGGatcttctctcttcctttgCTAAAGGCTTACCAGTCTTTGAAGATCATGATTTTATTAACTCTTCCCACCTTGGAGCTCCTCCTATTCCGAAGAAAAGACTTCTGATGCTGGTCGGGGTTTTTTCTActggaaataattttaagcGTCGTATGGCATTGAGAAGGACTTGGATGCAATACAAGATCGTACGTAGTGGTGATGTAGCGGTCCGATTTTTCATAGGCTTT GACAAGAATGCACAAGTAAATTGGGAGCTCTGGAGAGAAGTGGAAGCTTATGGTGATATTCAGTTGATGCCTTTTGTTGATTATTACAGTCTGATCACTTTGAAAACAATTGCAATTTGCATTTATGGG ACCAAGATCCTTCCTGCAAAATATATCATGAAGACAGATGATGATGCGTTTGTTAGAATTGATGAAGTTCTTTCTGGACTAAAGAGCAGGCCAGCTTCTGGCCTTCTGTATGGTCTTATTTCCTTTGATTCATCACCCGATAGAGATAAAGACAGCAAGTGGCATATTAGTATGGAG GAATGGCCAAATGCGACATACCCTCCATGGGCGCATGGTCCAGGCTACGTCATATCACGAGACATCGCTAAATTCATTGTCCGAGGCCACCAGAGTAGAGCCCTCAAG CTTTTTAAGCTGGAAGATGTTGCAATGGGCATATGGATTGAGCAATTCAGCAAGGGTGGCAAGGAGGTACAGTacataaatgaagaaaggttTTACAACTCCGGCTGTGAAGCCAATTACATTCTTGCTCATTACCAAAGCCCAAGATTGGTACTATGCCTTTGGGAAAGGCTtcaaaaacaatttgaatCCACTTGCTGTGATTAG